The sequence below is a genomic window from Agrobacterium tumefaciens.
GAACGGAAAGCGACTTGGCATTGGCGGAACCATCCAGCTGCCCGGCAAGATCGACATCGAGCCCGACGGCGAGATCGGTGGTTCCCGCTTGCAGGTTGGCGATACGGGTGGCGGCATCCGGCACGGCGCGGAATTCAGCGGCAGCGAAAGCACCCTTGTCGCCCCAGTAGTCGTCATTGCGCTCCAGCGCCACCGAAACGCCCTTCGCCCAGGCTTTGAACCTGTAGGGTCCCGAGCCGGCAGGCGCTGCGTTGAAGGCATCATCCCCCTTTTCCACGACCACATGCTGCGGCACGATGGACAGCTTGACCAGTTGCGGCAAAAGCGCGGGATAGGCGCCATCCGTCTTCAGGGTCACCTCATTGTCGCCGGTGGCTTCGGCGCTGACGATCTTGTTGAACTGGCCGAGCTGCGGGCTCGCGAATTTCGGGTCGATGATACGCTTGACGCTGAAAACAACATCGGCGGCGGTCAAAGCCTTACCGTCGTGAAACTTCACATCGTTGCGAATTTTGAAGACGATTTCGGTATCGGATTTATAAGTCCATTCCGTCGCGATCTGCGGCACGATCTTGCCCGCATCATCGCGGGTGACGAGGTTGTCGAAGATGTTTCGATAAACGTAATAGCTGTCCGGGTTCCACTGCTTGTGCGGATCGAGCGAGGAAGGCTCGTTCACGAGATCGACAATCAGCTGGTCTTTGGCCATCGAAGGCGTGACCGCGAGCGGAGCGCATGCAAGAAGCAGCGCCATGGCAGAGAAACGAAGAGAGCAGCTAAAATTCATGATCCTCATCAAATCCTTGTTCTGTCGATTGAATCCTTGGGTCGCTTGACACGACCCGGCTTGTCCTTGGCGACAGTGCGGCGGTTACCCCTGCCCCCCACCACCGCTTCCGATTCCAGAAAGCGATCAAAAAGATAGGTCTCGAGCGACGTGTTGGCGGCGGCCAGATGCTCCAGCGCTTCAGCCTTTCGACCGTCGATTATCGCATGCACCAGCTGCGACCTGCCGGCAGGAACCAGCCGAACCCGGCCGGTCTTTTCGAAGAAATTGACCAGACGGACAGACCTGTCCCACAAATCCACCAGCCAGCCGGCGACGATGGGCATACCCAGCCGCTCCGCCAGCAGCTCCAGTATCTCGCGCTCGCAACGGCGGATCGTCGGCAGAATGTCGTCGTTCATGTCGCCGCGCTGCGTCAGCGCCAGATGTGTGTCCGCCAGCATTACCAGCCTCTGGAGCGCAACCTCATCCAGCAGAACGGACGAGAGCAGAGGCTCCAGATGCCGCCGCGCCGCGCTCAGCTCGCGGATTTCGGACGCCGAGATCGGCATTACAGCCCAGCCGCTGCGCGCGGAAGAGGAAACAAGTCCCGCGCTTTTGAGCCTTGCCAGCGCAGCTCGCACGGCGCCGCGCCCCAGCGCGAACTCCTCCACCAGGGCAACTTCCGACAGCCTCTCGCCCGGCTCCATAACGCAGTTCACGATCGCACTTCGCAACGCCCTTTCCGCCAGTTCACCCTTGCCGCTGGCGGCAGGTGAGAGGGCGAACGAACTTCTATCCAACATATTTGACCTCTCAGATTTTAATCTTTGCATCTCTTAAAGCCGAGGCAAAGAACGGTTTTTCTTTTCGCAAGCCGGAATTTGCAGAAAATATCTCACAATTAGGTCGCCGACGAAACGAAAAAATTGGACCTTCAAATCTTTGATAAGAAACAGTTTTCATTTTATCTCAAAAATCAGAAATTACTTTTTCCTTATGTTCGTAGATTTGGAAAACTCCATGATTGCCGAAATGCCGACAGCATGGCAACATCGGATTATTGCAATTCAAATATAAAAACTAAGATGTCAGATTAGAAGTTATGTCTTTCCGTTTACAGGAGCGGAAAACGACGGACAGGAGAGGGATTATGCGACTGAAAAACATTCTGGCTGCAGCATTGCTGGCCGCGACATCGCTCGCCGCGGCAGTCCTGCCGGTCGGCGCGAAGGATCTGCTGGTTGTCGATTTCATTGCGGAACCGAGTTCGCTCGATCCGCACGTTCAATGGAATACGGACAGCTTCAACGTCTACCGCAATATTTTCGACAATCTGCTCACGCGTGACGACAAGGGTGAAATCGCCCCGCAGATCGCAACCGAGTGGAAATATCTGTCGGACACGGAAATCGAGTTCAAAATCCGCAGCGATGTGAAGTTCCATGACGGCAAGCAACTGACGGCTGAAGACGTCGCTTTCAGCATCAAGCGTATCACCGATCCGAAATTCGCAAGCCCGCAGATCGGGCAGTTCAACCAGATCACCGATGCAGTCGCCAAGGACCCGACGACGCTGATCGTGACCACGAAAGGCCCCTACCCGGTTCTTCTGGCGCAGCTGACGAAGCTGTCGATCGTGCCGAAACATGTGGTCGAAGCCGTTTCGAAGGACGAGTTCAACCTGAAGCCAGTTGGCAGCGGTCCGTACAAGTTCGAAGCCTGGAACCGCGGCGTGGAAGTCTTAGTCGATCGTAACGACGATTACTGGGGCAACAAGGGAGCCTTTCCGAAAGTCGCTTTCCGCGCCGTTCCGGACGGATCGACACGGATCGCCAACCTGCAATCCGGCGCATCGGATCTCGCCAGCAACCTCAACAACGACCTTGCCGACCAATTGACGGCATCTGGGCAGGGGAAGGTTCTGCCGGTCCGGGGCGAACGCCTTGCTTTCTACAGTCTAAATATCAACAAGCCTCCCCTGAACGACAAGCGCATACGCCAGGCGATCGCCCATGCTATCGACAAGCAGGGCATCGTCGATGGCATTCTGGGTGGTTTTGATGTGCCTCTGTCGCAGCTGACGTCGCCGGTTTCGTTCGGTTACAGCGAAGGCATCACACCGCCCGAATTCAGTCCGGAGAAGGCCAAAGCCCTGATCGCGGAAGTCGGCGATGCGGCAAAGACGGAATTCAGCCTCTTTACCACCCCGACCTACGACCAGCGCGTGGTTCAGGCAATCCAGCAGATGCTTGCAGATGTAGGACTGAATGTGAAAATCGAGACGACCGACATGGGCAACTGGATGCAGCAGATGCAGTCCGGTGGCGCAACCATACCCGCCAGCGCATTCGGCCGCTGGAGCTGCGGTTGCCAGGATGCAGACGGTACGCTTTATTCCCTGCTTCACTCCTCCAGCAGCTGGTCCACCATCAAGGACGAGCGCATCGACAAGGCTCTCGATGAAGCGCGCACGACCATCGATCCAGCAAAGCGCCTTGAGCTCTACAAGACGGTCCATCAGATCGTTGCGAACGAGAATTACATCATCCCGCTTTACCAGGCTTCGGTCATCTATGGGGCAGCGAAAAATGTCGAGTTCTCGCCGCTACCGAACGAAAATCTCTTTCTGAACCGCATCGGCTGGTCGCAGAACTAAAGGCATTTTGTCAAATTCAACCGGGCGGTTCACCGCCCGGTTTTATCATTGATAGCAGGCATGGAAGGACCGGACCTTGATCACCATTCTCGAAAACACCAACGTTGTTGACGTCGTCACCGGAAACATTCTTGCCGACAGGCATGTCGTGATCGAAGATGGCATGATCGTTGATCTTGCTGACGGCACAGTGCCGGAGCTCGAGGCAAGGCGGATCAAGGTAGATGGCGGCTTCGTTATTCCCGGTCTGATCGACGCTCACGTCCATGTCACCGCCTACACTGCCAAT
It includes:
- a CDS encoding GntR family transcriptional regulator, whose protein sequence is MLDRSSFALSPAASGKGELAERALRSAIVNCVMEPGERLSEVALVEEFALGRGAVRAALARLKSAGLVSSSARSGWAVMPISASEIRELSAARRHLEPLLSSVLLDEVALQRLVMLADTHLALTQRGDMNDDILPTIRRCEREILELLAERLGMPIVAGWLVDLWDRSVRLVNFFEKTGRVRLVPAGRSQLVHAIIDGRKAEALEHLAAANTSLETYLFDRFLESEAVVGGRGNRRTVAKDKPGRVKRPKDSIDRTRI
- a CDS encoding ABC transporter substrate-binding protein yields the protein MRLKNILAAALLAATSLAAAVLPVGAKDLLVVDFIAEPSSLDPHVQWNTDSFNVYRNIFDNLLTRDDKGEIAPQIATEWKYLSDTEIEFKIRSDVKFHDGKQLTAEDVAFSIKRITDPKFASPQIGQFNQITDAVAKDPTTLIVTTKGPYPVLLAQLTKLSIVPKHVVEAVSKDEFNLKPVGSGPYKFEAWNRGVEVLVDRNDDYWGNKGAFPKVAFRAVPDGSTRIANLQSGASDLASNLNNDLADQLTASGQGKVLPVRGERLAFYSLNINKPPLNDKRIRQAIAHAIDKQGIVDGILGGFDVPLSQLTSPVSFGYSEGITPPEFSPEKAKALIAEVGDAAKTEFSLFTTPTYDQRVVQAIQQMLADVGLNVKIETTDMGNWMQQMQSGGATIPASAFGRWSCGCQDADGTLYSLLHSSSSWSTIKDERIDKALDEARTTIDPAKRLELYKTVHQIVANENYIIPLYQASVIYGAAKNVEFSPLPNENLFLNRIGWSQN